The following nucleotide sequence is from Streptomyces sp. NBC_01298.
CCGTCCACACCAGTCGGCATCGGCCCGGCACGACAGCCCTACGCGGTGCCCAGCCCGAGCTCTCCGCTGCCCCCGCGTCAGTGGACCTTGCGCGGCTAACCCACCCCTGCAGCACTCTCCAGTCAGCAGCCAGGGGAGTGGTGACAGCCACCCTCCCTCAGGGTCATGACCTGCCGGGTTGTCCTGGCCCAGTACATCCCGCCAGCACAGCCGGTCCGCCCCTGGACACGTACAACACCCACTGAGTCCGCCCCCGCCCCGACACTCGCACAACGGAGGTCCCGCCCATGCCGCTCACCACCGGACGACAGCCCGCGCACACACTCGGCGTCGGCGACCGCTACCTGGCCACGGGCCCTGACCGAAAGCCCCTCGAAGTGACCGTCAGCAGGATTCACCGGGACGGCTTCACCGACGCCATCACCATCTACCTTGAAGGCCGCTCGGACCGCGCCGGTACGTACAAGCCGGACGCCCTCGCGTCCGTCACTCACCGCGCACCCCGCAAGACGCCGGCTGAGGCCTTCGGCATTGGCAGGCAACCAGCCACCACCCTCGGCATCGGCGACCGCTACATCGCACACTACGCCCGCGACAAGCGCCACAGCCATGAGGTGACCGTCTCGTACGTCTGGGACTGCGTCGACGGCAGCTTCAGCGTCCACCATCAGCGGGCTGATCCGATTCGGACGAGCCACTTCACCAGCGCGTCCCCGGTGCACGTCCTCCATCGTGCGCCGCGCTGCGACCACGGCGGCCACTGGGAAGACTGCATCTTCTGCGGCGAGATCGAGTGGCCCGCCGAGGTCCAGACCGCCTACATGGCCGCCGCCGACGCGCGATCCGCCCCCTGACCCGAGCCCACCACCCTCAGCCCCGGCCCCGCCTCCGCGATGCTGGGGCTGTCCCATGCCCGCGCCCTCGGCCAGCAGCGCACTCCCGTCCCTCCCGTGCGGCCAGGCGACCACTCCTCTCCGGCACGGAGCGCCGCGGGTCCGCAGAGCGTCAGGCCCGGACAGCCATCGCCACCAGCGCATGTTGCGGGGCTAACCCGGCCGAGTCGCACGATCCACCTCACCAGCCGGGTGCAGCAGCCGTCTGCGCACCTTCGTTGACACCACCATGAGAGGACCTGGCCATGAACAAGGCCCAGTTGATCGAAGCCATTACCGAGAAGATGGGCGGCCGCCAGCAGGCCACCGACGCTGTCGACGCCGTGCTCGACGCGATGGTTCAGGCGGTGGTCAGGGGCGAGCGCGTCTCCATCACCGGCTTCGGCTCGATCGAGAAGGTAGCCCGCCCGGCCCGGTACGCCAGGAACCCGCAGACGGGCGAGCGGATCCGCGTCAAGAAGACCCACGTGCCCCGCTTCCGAGCGGGGCAGAACTTCAAGGATCTGGTCGCGGGCCGGAAGAAGCTCAAGAAGGGCGTGCTCGCAGTGGCGAAGGCCCCCAAGGGCAGCCTCACCCGCACCGTCTAGAACCCCGATCCGCCGCGGCGCCCCGGTCCTCCGACCGGGGCGCCGCTGTTTGCGGTCCAGCAACGGTGATCCGGTCCTGCGCCCAGCTCCGCCCCGCGTCGCAGATGCCCCCAGCCCACGGCCGCGGCCGGCGCGGCCCACGTGCTTGCGCGGCTTACTGACCCCTCGAGGACGCTGGCGGCCTCCCCAGACCCGGCACCTGCCCTGCCGCACCCGCGCTCGACCAATCGGGCCCGCGCCGGTCGCTGGGGGTTGGCACCCACTTGGAAGGACAGAACATGACCGACATCCACGCTGCGCCCACGCTCAATACAGGAGCCCCTGACCGTGGAGCCGACGAGCTCCGTCGGGCCGAATCTGACGGAACCGCGACCTCGTCGTCCGCCGCCGGACCCTGCTGGGCCATGCCGACGCCCGGCGAGGACCAGCAGAGCCCTCATGTCACCGTGACGGAGTACCCGGTGCCGGACGGGTTTCGTTTCACGGAACTCCCCGACTGGGTCGAGCGGCCCACATGTGCTGTCGGCTCCGGGACCGAAGGCCTCGGGATGCTCTACAGCATCGAGGCCGACCCCGCCGTGTTCGTGTGCATCCGCCACATGGACCTGGGCGCCAGGATCATCACTTCTCTGAGCTGACTCGCCCGAACCGGCCGACCGGACACCGCAGGCTTCGCATCCGACAGGCGATGCCGAACCGGCCTCCCCCACGCAGCAAGAACCCTGAAACCAGACCTGCACACCCCACCGCGCGGCCCCCGGACGACCCAGCCCGGGGGCCGCACGCATGCTCCGGGCCGCCATCGCCGCGCGTTCCCTGTCGTGTTGTGCGCCTTGCCCACCAGCTGGCCAAGGTCCGGTCATCAGGGGAGCGGTGCCCACCGACCCGCCCCTTCCAGACACTCTCTACCGCCCGGAAAGGGCCTTCCTGCGATGGCTGCTCAGTTCGGCATCAAGCCCTCTTACACCTCTGCTCACTTCTTCACCGGCGGCTGCGGTGACATGCGTGGCTTCACCCAGGCCGGATTCAAGTCCCTGTACGCCGCGAACCACCATCCGGCATCCGTGCAGACCGCCCGGAACAACTGGCCGGGCCTGCTCGTCAAGGAGGCCGACGTGCAAAGCATCGACATGCGCAACGTCCCGTCGGCCGATGTCCTGGTCGCATCGCCCATCTGCACCGAGGCATCTCCGAACAGCGGCAAGACCGCACCGCGTGCCGCGATCGAGCTGGACGAGAACGGCCGCCCCAAGCCGGGCCCGGACTGGCCTCAGACCCGCATCACCATGTGGGAGCCCGTCCGCTACGCAGAGTTCCACCGCCCCCTCGCCTACGTCGGCGAGAACGTCCCCGCATTCGGCAACTCCCCGCTCTTCAAGGCATGGCTTCAGGTCTGGGACGCGCTCGGCTACACGCCCACGCTCGCATCGGTCAACGCCGCCCACCTCAAGGTCCCTGGCGCACGCCCCCTGCCTCAGTCCCGCGACCGGCTGGTGTGGTGCTTCCTGCGCAACGACGTTGTCGCCAGGAACGGCCTCCCCGATCTCCGGCCGACCTGCGACGCAATCTGCCCCACCTGCGGCCCTGTCGAGGGTGTCCAGCGCTGGAAGAAGAATCCCGACTTCCCGGTGGGTGAGTACGGACCCAACCGCCAGTACTACTACGTGTGCCCCGACCGACGCTGCCGCGCCCGAGTCGAGCCCGTCATCCGAGGAATCGGGGATGTCATCGACCCCTCCGTATCCGGTGACCACTTCGGCAACGGCTACTTCAAGGGCAAGCAGCGCACCACGCGCACGCCCTACGGGCAGGCCACTCGCGACCGCGTCGCCGCCGGGCTGGAGAGGTACCGCGGCAAGCCCTTCATAGCCACCCTCCGAAACCACTGCTCGGCGTCCTCGCTGGATGACCCCATCGGCACACTCTCGGCACAGGGAGGAGGCCACCACTACCTGGTACGGCCGAACGCCAGCCTGACCATCGACGACTGCGAGTACAGGCCCCTCACGATCCAGGAGAAGGCCCGCTGCCAGGGATTCCCCGACGGACACGAGTTCGCCGGAACCGAGCACGACAAGCGCCTCCAGGTCGGGAACGCCGTACCCGTCAACGTCGCCCGCTGGCTCGCGCAGCGCGTCCAGGCCGTCCTGCCCCGCTGACGCGGCCACAGACACCCCGCCGCACAGCGTGCGCCGCTCACACTGACCATCCCTCGCTGCCCGGCCCCGGCTCCGCAAACGCGGAGTCGGGGCCGCCCCGTACCCGCGCCCTCCGCAGGCACGCCGGCCTCGGCCACATCCGCCGCGCGCTTGTGGGCCTTGGCCGTCGCTCCGGCACTGTCTGGCCACCGGCTGGGCGTGGTGTCCGACCGACCCGCCCCAACCGCCCACCGTCCACCGGCGCAACTTCTTCGCGCATGAACACACGAGGGGTCCTGCCCGTGACCACGCCCCAAGCACGCCGCACCACCGCCCGCCGACCGCTGTGGGACACCGGCTGGGGAACGAAGCGCGCCGCCGCCTACGCCGCTCGATGCGCACGGTACGTCAGCATCGACCGCCTGCAGCTTCAGGCCAGAGGCCGCGCCGCAGCCCGCCTCGATTTCCCCTACGCCGTGGGGCGCGGTCCTCAGCGGCACGAAGCAGCCGCCGCCATAGCCATTCGGTTCGGACTCGACGTCCGCCGCCTGGACCGGTCCGGGCGCGCGCTGCGCATCACGGGCCGTCCCGATGCGGTGGCTCGCTACGCCGCCGCGCTCCCCCGTGTCCTGGACCACGCTGAGCAGCTGGCCAGCTGGGCCGCACGCATGTACAGCCAGTGTGCCCGCAAGCCCCAGCACACCGACCACTTCGAGGGCCTGGGTGCCCGGGGGCCCCACGCTGCCGCCTACTTCCGTGCCGCCGCCTTCCGCCGGATCGTTGAGGTCCTGGTCGGCCCGCAGGACATCGTCGTGCCCGAGGTGGACCTCAATCTGCCCCTGTGGGAGCAGGCCGAGACCCTAGGCGGAGTGCTGGGCGAATACGGCTGGGTAGAGATCCGCGACGCCTACGACCCCGATACCGCCCAACGACTTCTCGACAACGCCGACAGGGTCAAGACCCCGGCCTCTCGCTGGCCGGTCACCAACAAGCACGGCGAGCAACTGGCCTTGTTCGACGACGCACACCTTGCCCCGCAGCCCATATCCGGCCTGGTCGTCGTCATCCCCTGCTCCAGAGCGAAGACCAGCCACCCGGCCGCGGCGGGGCAGCTCTACACCGGATCGCTCCACAAGCACGCCCGCCGCACCGCCGATGCTCTCACTGCCCAGGGCGGCACCATCCTGGTGCTCAGTGCCCTTCACGGCCTCCTGCCGCTGGACCAGGTCATCGAGCCGTACGACCACACATGGAAGGACGAGGGCAGCGTCACTGTCGATGACCTGCAGGCCCAAGCCGTCGACCTGAGGTTGACCGGCGCCGACGTGGTGCTGCTCACCCCGAGCCAGTACACGCAGCGGGCCATCGTGGTCTGGCCCAACGCCCAGACCCCGCTGGCCCACCTGGGCATCGGCCGACAGCGTGGCCGGCTGACCGCCCTACGCGAAAGCGCCCGCACCCGCACGCAGACGCCGCGTGAGACACCGACCGCCCCCTCACTCCCAGCCGCGCAGGCCAGCTGCCCGATGCGGAGCCCGCGGGGCTTGCGGGGCTTACACCAACGCGCCCGACAGTCACCCTCAGCCGGGCCACGTCTCCCGGACGCAGCCGCACTCACCTCACCAGGAGCCCATCCCATGACCACGCCCCACACCCGCCCGGTGATTGCCACCGAGCAGGCCGAAGACAACGAACCGCGGTGCCTCCACGAGGTCAGCATCCGTCCGGCCGACCTCACCAATCCGGTCGCCGCCTGCGACCGAAAGGGAGCCAGTGTCCGCGTCGGTGTCTTCACCGAGGAGGGATGCGTCGAGTACTTCGACTGCGCTGTCGCCGCCTCCAACCACGCTGCCGAGCTTGACACCGATACAGGCGAGAATCTCCACCGATGGGCCCTGATCTGCCCCAGCCACGACGAGCAGCCCGCCGACACCTGCGAGGACTGCAGCACCATGGATGACACCGGCACCGAGGAGGAGGAACTCATGCCCGACCACACCGAGACCACCCCCACCCCGGAAATCGGAGAACCGTCCGTCGAAGAGCGCTACTACGCCGAGTCGGAGACCGTGCTCGCGCACCCCGAATACCGGGAGGATCGCGTCACGATCACCGCCGCGGGCAGCACCGACGGTACGAGCCTCCGTCTGCCGCATGCCGCCGGGCACAACGTCCACGATGTCCTGGCCGCCACCGGATGGCGCCTCCGGGACCGACTGTCCTACGTGGCCTCGAGCAACACCCACCGGGGCCGCGTCGAGCGCACCACCCCGGCCAACACCCCGGCCGCCCAGGCCCTGCGCACCTACTTCACCGAAGAGGCCGCCGCCCGGAGGCTGATTGCCGACCACATCGCACCGAACCTGAATGCGCACACCCGGCCCGTCGTCCTGGACGGAGAACCCTTCCCCATCGGCTGGACCTTCCGCGACGGGTACGGCACCCACGCCACCTATGCAGCCGTGACGCGCTCCGCCAGCCTCGACGGACTCACCGGCCACATCTCCCGGGAAGACGCGGAAGCAGCCCTTCGAACGGCTTGCGCAGCCCCCTTGTTCACCAAGGGTGACCGGGTCGTGTGCGCCGACGGCCGCACTCGCACCGTCGAGGGCATGACGCACCGCCCCGGCGAGCCGGCCCGCGTCGTCGTCGGCGCCGGTGCCGAGTGGATCGCCGCCGAGTGCACCCCCACCCCGGCCCCTCTCACCGAGGAGCAGGGCCGCTACACCGTGAGCCGGAACTACCTGAGCCCGACGGACTTCCAGCCCGTGACCGACCACGACGGCACCGTGCTCGCCTACACGTTCCAGACCATGGAATCCCGAAGCGATGGCTACGGCTGGGTGCGCCAGGACGGCACTCTTGCCCCGACCACCGAAAAGCGGCGGGATGATCTTGAGCGCCTGATCAGGTCGGATCATGCAAGCAAGACACGGCCGCCCCTCCACAGCCCGAAGGCCACCGAGCAGGACGATACCGAGCTCCGTTCCCTGCGCGGCCTCATCAGCCAGCTGCGCACCATCGCCCGACACGGTGACATGGATGAAGTCCGCGCAGCCCTCGCCAAGCACGATCAGGACACGGCTGAAAGCTGACGACGAACCCGATACCTGCCCTCCGGCTACACCTCAATGGCCCCGGCTCCGCTCCTGGCGGAGCCGGGGCCATGGCGTGCCGCACCTGCGATCAAAGCGGTCATCCCGGCGCTCCGCTATGCACTGCTCGTGAGCCTTGCGCCCCCCGTGCCTTGCACCGCTTGGGCTCCGCCGTGCGGAGGTTGGGACACAACGGACCCGCAACATCCCGCGTCCGGATCTCGCCCAACTCACAATGCAGGAGATGCTCGTGCTGCTCGCCGAACCCGGCCACCCCTACGACGACCCTGACCACCCCGCCCAATGGGCCTGGCGATACGGGTACCTCGAACTCCTCTACACACCCGGTAGCAAGACTCTGTCCTTGTCGCGGGGCCCCAAGTACTCCATCGGCGGGAAGCGCTCCTGCCGTCGCTGCCACGGCAGCGGCCACCTTCCCTGGTGGGAGCGCACCGCACCTGACGGGACAGCCACGCCGGCCGTCCCCTGCCCGACCTGCCCTGCCTACCGCCGCGTGTTCGAGGACATTCCCCTGTGGCCGGTCCACTCCCTCGACCGGCTGCGCCACTGGCTCACTGCGCGCCGCCGCACCGCAGCCCCGCCGGCCGTTTGGGACAACAACCCCGGCCCCATGCGGGCTGGCGACTACGACGAACCACCGTTCTGACATGGCAACCAAGCCCCGTACCCTTCGCCGCGCCACGAGCGCCAACGGCTACGTCAGCAGCGACGGCCGATACAAGGTCACTCCGCACCATGGGCCGAGTCTCCGGGGTGGCAGCGTTTCCCGCCCAACCTCGTGGACGCTCACCGACCTCCAGGGCGAGTACCCCGAGCGTGAACGCCCACTTCTCTCCGATATCCGCGACATCCTCAAGGAGCGTCCCTGATGTCCCGCAAGCCCAGCTCCAATGATCTGTACTGCGAGAGCACTCGCAGCAGCTACAGCGGCATCTGCGTCGACCCGGCCGTGTGGATCATCTACTGGGGCGACCCAGTGGCCAACGAGGTCAAGACGAACTACGCCTGCGCCAGTCACCTGCACAAGATCCTGCAGGAGCTCACCCCCAAGGCCGAATTCTGCAGCGACATGTTCCGGGTCATTCCCGCCAGCATGCTCCTCGACTGGCTTGCCAAACAGGGCTCCCAGAGCTAACCGGCAGCCGCCGGGCCCCGGTGCCGCAGTCACGGCGCCGGGGCCGCTGCGCGCTCTGTCCATGCTCCAGACACGGGCCCGCCCGCACCCTGGTATCCCGCCTTGCGCCCTCGCGGTGTCAGGGTTGTTCCACGGCGGGCCGGCCGGGTGAGGCAGACAGGCCGGGGCGGGTTCGCGAGCCCGGGAGTTGCGTGCCTTGCTCCCGGGGCGCGCACCATCTGCTCACCGGCCGGAGGGCGGGGGCGGCATCAGGCCGCCCCTTGACCCTCTGTTCCCGCTCTGGCCCCGGTACCGCGTTCGTGGTGCCGGGGCCGCGCCATGCCCGCGCCTGCGTGCCTGCCCGCTCGTGCCCGCGGGGCCCTCGCCCCGCCCACCTGGTGCCGTGCCGCCACCGCGCCCCCGCCGGGCCCACCCGCTCCGTGGCCCGCCGTCCGTCCGCGCGGCTGCTGGCGCCGGTCCGCCGCCGCTCGCGCCAGCTCCCGGACGGCCCGGTCGTTCCCCTACACGCCGCCTGGCGGTGCGCGCCAACCGGCGCCCGCTGTCCGTCCCCGGTCGGCCGGGGGCGCTCCTGCACCCTGCCGAGCTCCGGGCCGGGCTGTGTCTGCCGGTCCGGGCCCACTTGCGTTGCTTGCTGGCCGCTGTCGCACCGTACGGAACACCGGCCCCGGGCAGCAGGGCCGTGTTCGCTCCTGCTGCTGCGTCCGTGTCCCACCCGTACCGCACCTCACCTCACCTGGAAGGAACTACCTGTGCAGATCTCGAAGGCCACACGTACCGAACTGGAACGCGCCGCCTGCGAAGGACCCGTAGTCCGCCTCCATTGGGACGCCACCGACGCCGGCAGGGAAGGTGTACACCGGGTCCTCACCCGCTCCGGCGCCACCTGGAGCGTGCGCCACCAGGGCTACATGTTCGCCGACCTGTTCCCGTTCGGGCAGGCCGCCGACCTGGTCCGCCTGATCATCGACCGCCGCCACGCCGTCAACCGGCCCGACCGCGGCATGGTGTCCTGCCCGCAGTCGATCGCGGAAACCCTCTGGGGCCTCAACCTCCCCAGCGACCTCAACGGCTGGCGCGTACTCGAACCCTCCGCGGGCCACGGAGTGCTTGCCGCCGAAGGCACAGCCCGGGGATGCACCGTCGACTGCCACGAGATTGACGCCCACCGCGCTGCGGACATCACCCGCGCAGGCATCGCCAGCAACGTGAGCGCCACCGACTTCCTGACCGTCACCGCGCAGCCCACCTACGATGCCGTCGTCATGTACCCGCCCCACCGCCGCGACTTGGCCGTCCAGCACATCCTGCACGCCTACCGCTTCCTGCGCCCGGGCGGCGTCCTGACGGCCCTTGTGTCGCTGGGCCTACAGAACGCGGCCGGTACGCGCGGGGACCAGCTCCGCCAGCTCCTCAGCCTCTCCGGCTACCTGCACGCCCTCGACGAGGCAGACTTCGACGACGGCCCACTCCTGTCGCCGACCGGCCTGCGCCTGTCAGCCCAGCTGATCACCCTCCACGCCGATCAAGACGAACCGGCCACCGGCCAGCGGTAGACCTCGGAGCCTGTTGGCCTAGAGCCTCGACCGGTCCGCGCTTCCACTGTGCTCTACGTCCGTCCCCGGTGCCCCGGGCCGCTGCCAGTGGCTCGGGGCACCGGCATTTCTGCGCTGGCCTCCCGCACGCGCGGCCTGGCGTCCGCGTGCGGCCGGGCGCCGGCTCCGTCCGGCTCGGGTTGCGTTGCTTGCTGGCTGCCGTAGGACAGTGCGGCCACCCGGCACGGGCCCTACCGGCCCGTATCGCCGAACCCGCTCTACTACCAAAGGAGTCACACGACATGAACTGGGCCGATCTGCTCGAAGCGCTGCTTATGGCAGGCGTCATCCTGCCCCTGCTGTTCAGGGTCTTCCGCCTGATGTCCGCGACCGCGTCGATAGCAGTCCAGTGCACGGCGCTGACCCTGCTCGCGGTGTCGTCCTTCCTCCGCGGCAAGGACGAGTACGTCATCCCGCTCGCCACCCTGACGCTCGTCCTGCTGATGTCGCTGCCCCGCAACCGCAACCGCGACCAGGACCAGAACCGCGACCGCGAGCGCGACGACACCTCAGCGAAGAGCTGACCCCCACGAAGGCCCGGCCCCCTGCACCCGCGGACCCTGCCGCCCGGCCACAGGCCCCCCGCACCGTGTGCGGGGGGCCTGTCGCGTTCCCCTCCTCGGCTGACCGCCCGCGGACCCTGCCGCCCGCCCCTGCTCCGGGTCGGCGGGGCTTGCCGGCCTTACTTGCCGCCGTCCCACGATCAGCCCTGTCAGCCAGCCGCACCCTGATGGGAGTCTCCGTCGTGACGACCGCCGTGTCCCGTTCCCGTACTGTCACCGCCCGCATCGACACCGCCCCCGCTTCGCCAGGCGGGTTCACCGTCACCGCGTTCGTGAGCGTCGAGGAGTTCCCCTTCCACGGCTACCAGCCCGCCAGCCGGGTCGCAGAGGTCACCACCGTCGACAACACCTCGCTGCGCCTGCTCTTCGCCCGCAGCCGTGTGGCCGACCACCACGACGCGGCCGCCACCGCGTTCGAGGTCAGCATCGGCCACGCCTGCGATGATCTGGGCCGGCGCTGGCCCGCCGACGTCCGCCCGCTGTCCATCGGCGATGTCCTGGAGGTCACCTCCCCCGACGGCACCGCCACCTTCTTCACCATCGACGGCGTCCGCTTCCGGGAGATCGAGCCGCCCACCGCCCGCGTCCCCCTGGCGGGCACCCTCGCGACATCCCGCACCACCTGACCCCCACCACCCTCCCCGACTCCGACCCCGGCCCGCCTCGGCGGTGCCGGGGTCGTCCCATGCCCGCACCCTGAGCCCGCCGTCACACCGGTGCCGTCGAGACAACGCACCGCCTGGCCGACCCAGTCGACGCCACCAGCGGCCTTCCGAGCCGCACCCCGCTGTGCACCCGCGCTGCGCCTAGCTACCACCGCCAGCCGCAGCAGGCACGGCTTGCGGGGCTTACCTGGCCCCCCTCCACAGTGCGTTTCGGCAGCGAGATCCCGCCCCGCTGCCCGGCCTACAAGCCGTCTGCTGACGCCCTTCCAGGAGGTTCCTCGTGCCCCACATCCTGTTCTCCCTCATCCCCGTGCCCACCGTGCTCGTGGCCTTGTACGTGGGCCTCTCGCCCCGCTTCTCCGACTGGGCTCGGGACATGGCGGAAGACGCCATCGCCGTCTCCATCGCGGTCTCCGGCCTCGCCGAGCTGGCGATCGGGTCCGCGCTCCACGGATGGACCGCCATCGCTGCCGCAAGCCTCCTCCTGGCCCTCTCTCGTGCGTCCCGGTGGATCACAGCGCGCAGGAACGCGAAGCAGTCCCAGAAGTAGCCGCTCACCCCGCTCGGGCCCTCCCTCCCGACCGCCCCCGGGCCGCCCCGTTCCCGGGTGCGGCCCGGCCCGCGGCCGCCGGGCCGCCCCCACCCCCAGGGGCGGCCCGGCCCCCGCCTCACCCGTACACAGCGCCGCCGCCCACGCGCCCACGGCGCGCCACGCCACGACCAACCTTCGTTGAGGAGCTGTCATGCACCACGCTTTCCGCACCCCGCCGCAGCACGCCGCCACCCTCGAGCGGGCGGCGGCCGCCCTCGCAGCCCGCTTCTCCCGGCACGTCCCCGGCGAGCAGGACGGATGGCTCATCCTGACCCGCTCGGACCGGCCGATCGCGGTGTGGGACCTGAAGGAGAAGATTGCCGCCGACACCCCCGAGCAGGAAGCCAAGCGCATCGAACTCGCGCAGGCCCTGGCCGCCGCCGGCCTGGCCGTCACCCTTCCCTCGGACGCCTACATGGTCTTCTTCGCCGAGATCCCCGCCAACCCCACCACCCCCCGCTACACCGTCGTCGAGGACGACAACAGCGGCCTCGGCAGCCTGTTCGGCAGCCCTCACCTGGTGATGGACACCTGGACGAAGGTGCACGTCGCGACCACCCGAACCCCCGAGGAAGCCATACAGCGCTGCGCCGACTTCACCCGCGCTCAGAACGCGCTCGACGCCCAAGTGGCCTCCGGCAGCCTCCCCGCAGGCAGCTACTGCGACCCCAACATCAGCGCGTAGACCACGCGCAGGCATTCGCCCGCTCCCGGCCCCCGGCACTCCCGCCCGCACCGCGGCGATGCTGGGGGCCGAGCCATGCACAGGCCGCTCCGTTCGCGGTGCCCGGGCCTGTCGCATGCCCGCGCCTCGCAGCGCGTGGCGTGCGCTTCCACCGAGTCCCCGGTGCCGGAGCCCGAAGCCCAGCACCCCGACCAGCCCTCGGCCCCCGCACCCGTGTGCGGGGGAGCCGGTCGCGTACCCAGCCCTGCGTCTGGCGGGCCTTGCCCGCCTTACCGGCCGCCGCCCCACGATCCCCACTGTCAGCCAGCCGCATCCTGATGGGAGTACCCGCCGTGACGACGCCCCTGTCCCGTTCGAACACCGTCACCGTCCGCATCGACACCGAACCCACCTCCACCCCGGTGTCCGGCGCCTGTGCGGAGGAGGTCTACGAAGTGACCGTCTTCCGCACCGAGATGATCACCTTCTGCCTGCGCGCCGCGTCCGCCCAGGACGCCGAGGAGCGATACCTCACCGACGGCGAGGAGACCGTCAGCCTCAACGTGGACTCCACCGTCCGCGTCGACCCCGCCCCCGCCCCGGCGGCCCCTGCCGCCGTCCCGGCGCTGGCGCCGGTGATGTCTGCGGAGGAGTACCAGTTGCGGACCCTGGAAGAACTCGCCGACGACATCATCGTGGACGGCGTCGCCTACAGTCGTACCGAGTGGGACCGGATCCAAGACGGCGTCCACCACACCACCACCGACGAGACCCCGGCCCCCGCCGCCCAGCGCACCCGGCCGACCTGGAACGGCACCGACGCCCCGTTCTGACCGTCCGCCGCCTCCCGGCGCTTCCGGCCCCGGCACCGTTCGCGGTGCCGGGGCCGCCCCGTGCCCGCTCGTCTTGGCCGTCGCTCGTGCACGCCCGCGCCTCCGCTCGCCGTGACCCAGCCGCCGTTCCGGCGCACGCCCTGCCCGCCTGTCCTGCTGCCTCCGGCCGCCGCGCGACCGCCCGGTCGAGCCGCGCCCGTCCATCAGGCCGGTCCGCCTGGTCTCGCCTGCCGTGATGGCCGCCGTCTGCGCGGGCCCCCGCCGGTCCTGCCCCGGCTGTTTGG
It contains:
- a CDS encoding SAM-dependent methyltransferase, whose amino-acid sequence is MQISKATRTELERAACEGPVVRLHWDATDAGREGVHRVLTRSGATWSVRHQGYMFADLFPFGQAADLVRLIIDRRHAVNRPDRGMVSCPQSIAETLWGLNLPSDLNGWRVLEPSAGHGVLAAEGTARGCTVDCHEIDAHRAADITRAGIASNVSATDFLTVTAQPTYDAVVMYPPHRRDLAVQHILHAYRFLRPGGVLTALVSLGLQNAAGTRGDQLRQLLSLSGYLHALDEADFDDGPLLSPTGLRLSAQLITLHADQDEPATGQR
- a CDS encoding DUF6884 domain-containing protein → MNTRGVLPVTTPQARRTTARRPLWDTGWGTKRAAAYAARCARYVSIDRLQLQARGRAAARLDFPYAVGRGPQRHEAAAAIAIRFGLDVRRLDRSGRALRITGRPDAVARYAAALPRVLDHAEQLASWAARMYSQCARKPQHTDHFEGLGARGPHAAAYFRAAAFRRIVEVLVGPQDIVVPEVDLNLPLWEQAETLGGVLGEYGWVEIRDAYDPDTAQRLLDNADRVKTPASRWPVTNKHGEQLALFDDAHLAPQPISGLVVVIPCSRAKTSHPAAAGQLYTGSLHKHARRTADALTAQGGTILVLSALHGLLPLDQVIEPYDHTWKDEGSVTVDDLQAQAVDLRLTGADVVLLTPSQYTQRAIVVWPNAQTPLAHLGIGRQRGRLTALRESARTRTQTPRETPTAPSLPAAQASCPMRSPRGLRGLHQRARQSPSAGPRLPDAAALTSPGAHPMTTPHTRPVIATEQAEDNEPRCLHEVSIRPADLTNPVAACDRKGASVRVGVFTEEGCVEYFDCAVAASNHAAELDTDTGENLHRWALICPSHDEQPADTCEDCSTMDDTGTEEEELMPDHTETTPTPEIGEPSVEERYYAESETVLAHPEYREDRVTITAAGSTDGTSLRLPHAAGHNVHDVLAATGWRLRDRLSYVASSNTHRGRVERTTPANTPAAQALRTYFTEEAAARRLIADHIAPNLNAHTRPVVLDGEPFPIGWTFRDGYGTHATYAAVTRSASLDGLTGHISREDAEAALRTACAAPLFTKGDRVVCADGRTRTVEGMTHRPGEPARVVVGAGAEWIAAECTPTPAPLTEEQGRYTVSRNYLSPTDFQPVTDHDGTVLAYTFQTMESRSDGYGWVRQDGTLAPTTEKRRDDLERLIRSDHASKTRPPLHSPKATEQDDTELRSLRGLISQLRTIARHGDMDEVRAALAKHDQDTAES
- a CDS encoding DNA cytosine methyltransferase; this translates as MAAQFGIKPSYTSAHFFTGGCGDMRGFTQAGFKSLYAANHHPASVQTARNNWPGLLVKEADVQSIDMRNVPSADVLVASPICTEASPNSGKTAPRAAIELDENGRPKPGPDWPQTRITMWEPVRYAEFHRPLAYVGENVPAFGNSPLFKAWLQVWDALGYTPTLASVNAAHLKVPGARPLPQSRDRLVWCFLRNDVVARNGLPDLRPTCDAICPTCGPVEGVQRWKKNPDFPVGEYGPNRQYYYVCPDRRCRARVEPVIRGIGDVIDPSVSGDHFGNGYFKGKQRTTRTPYGQATRDRVAAGLERYRGKPFIATLRNHCSASSLDDPIGTLSAQGGGHHYLVRPNASLTIDDCEYRPLTIQEKARCQGFPDGHEFAGTEHDKRLQVGNAVPVNVARWLAQRVQAVLPR